A DNA window from Paralichthys olivaceus isolate ysfri-2021 chromosome 3, ASM2471397v2, whole genome shotgun sequence contains the following coding sequences:
- the ube3a gene encoding ubiquitin-protein ligase E3A, giving the protein MNRATAKHLIERYFRQLTEGCGNGNCTNEFCASCFDFQPLDNNSAAAKALELFKINAKLCPHPSKKESDTLHPDSSVDDKMSDMDLCPDKEDFSDVHYLTENTVCRILSFCEEQGDYSALIRIIGKLFSSAEALMKSFRKNEPNATDDLDSFTPTDVDKQEKQSEQPLENIGASSAAALLDKSPKEMLDPCEVTVDIDAVRRVYDRLLTIDQVEAALVNALIYLTPNMELDLDYLDVYENNPDYLNIFIIVLENSNLHSPEYLEVALPQFCKAMSKLPVTALARLSKLWSVYGLPHIRRMMETFQQLITFTVVSNEYDAENLVNDDETVVAATQCLKVAFYASILGGDVDVEHNEEDDDDSESDELSLHELLGEERLYKKGPRTDPLEKELGVRSIDCIRPLLPYEDFVNESVNDVVEMDKDFTFFKVNAETKFSFQSCPFILSVITKSQGLYYDNRIRMYSERRLTALYSMVQGQQPNPYLKLKVRRDHIIDDALVRLEMISMENPSDLKKQLFVEFEGEQGVDEGGVSKEFFQLVLEEIFNIDIGMFTYDNDTKLFWFNSSSLENEAQYTLIGIVLGLAIYNNCILDVHFPMVVYRKLMGKKGTYLDLSDSHPTLYQSLKGLLEYTGNVEEDMSLTFQISHTDLFGNPVLYDLKEQGDQIAVTKENRQEFVDLYTDYILNESVERQFRAFKKGFQMVTNESPLKYLFRPEEVELLICGSRKLDFEALEKTTEYDGGYSKDSQIIKYFWETIHSFAEEQKRLFLQFTTGTDRAPVGGLGKLKMIIAKNGSDTDRLPTSHTCFNALLLPEYSSKEKLKERLLKAITYAKGFGML; this is encoded by the exons AT GAACAGAGCGACTGCAAAGCATCTCATTGAGCGCTACTTTCGGCAGTTAACTGAAGGCTGTGGAAATGGCAACTGCACGAACGAGTTTTGCGCATCATGCTTCGATTTTCAACCATTGGATAACAATTCAGCCGCTGCCAAAGCACTGGAGTTGTTTAAGATTAACGCCAAACTCTGTCCTCACCCCTCCAAGAAAGAATCGGACACCTTGCACCCAGACTCCAGTGTTGACGACAAGATGAGTGACATGGACCTTTGTCCCGACAAGGAGGACTTCTCAG aTGTGCATTATCTCACAGAGAACACTGTGTGTAGGATCCTGAGTTTCTGCGAGGAGCAGGGGGACTACTCTGCTCTCATCCGCATCATTGGCAAACTTTTCTCCAGTGCAGAAGCCCTGATGAAGAGTTTTCGGAAGAACGAACCAAATGCAACAGATGACCTGGACTCTTTTACACCCACAGATGTGGACAAGCAGGAGAAGCAGAGTGAGCAACCCTTGGAGAATATCGGtgcttcctctgcagctgctttacTAGACAAGTCTCCTAAAGAAATGTTGGACCCCTGTGAGGTAACTGTGGACATTGACGCAGTGAGGAGAGTCTACGACAGACTTTTAACCATCGACCAGGTGGAGGCCGCTCTCGTGAATGCTCTTATTTACCTCACCCCAAACATGGAACTTGACCTAGATTACCTTGATGTGTATGAAAATAACCCAGATTACTTGAATATCTTCATCATCGTGTTGGAGAACAGTAACCTTCACAGTCCAGAGTACCTTGAGGTGGCGCTGCCGCAGTTCTGCAAGGCAATGAGCAAGCTGCCAGTCACTGCTCTCGCAAGACTGTCAAAGCTCTGGTCGGTGTACGGTCTCCCGCACATCCGCCGCATGATGGAGACCTTCCAGCAGCTCATCACTTTCACAGTCGTCAGCAACGAATACGATGCTGAAAATCTGGTCAACGACGACGAGACAGTGGTGGCTGCTACCCAGTGTTTAAAGGTTGCCTTCTATGCAAGTATCCTGGGTGGAGACGTGGACGTCGAGCACAATGAGGAGGATGACGATGACTCGGAGTCAGATGAGCTCAGCCTTCACGAGTTGCTGGGTGAGGAGCGGCTCTATAAGAAGGGTCCTCGGACAGACCCCCTGGAGAAAGAACTGGGAGTTCGGTCCATAGATTGTATAAGACCTCTCCTCCCCTATGAAGATTTTGTTAACGAGTCAGTGAACGATGTAGTGGAGATGGACAAAGATTTCACCTTCTTCAAGGTCAACGCCGAAACCAAGTTCTCTTTTCAGAGCTGCCCCTTCATCCTCAGTGTCATCACCAAGAGCCAAGGACTTTACTATGACAACCGGATCAGAATGTACAGTGAACGGCGCCTCACCGCCCTCTACAGCATGGTGCAGGGACAACAGCCCAACCCCTATCTCAAGCTCAAAGTTCGCAGAGATCACATCATCGATGACGCCCTGGTCAGG ctggaGATGATCTCCATGGAGAACCCCTCTGACCTGAAGAAGCAGCTGTTTGTTGAGTTTGAGGGGGAGCAAGGTGTAGACGAAGGAGGGGTGTCGAAGGAGTTCTTTCAATTGGTCTTGGAGGAAATTTTCAATATTGATATCG GAATGTTCACCTATGACAACGATACAAAACTCTTCTGGTTTAATTCATCCTCACTGGAGAATGAGGCGCAGTACACACTCATTGGAATCGTCCTGGGACTCGCCATTTACAACAACTGCATCCTTGACGTCCATTTCCCTATGGTCGTCTACAGGAAACTGATGGGGAAGAAGGGGACCTACTTGGACCTGTCAGACTCACATCCA ACTCTCTACCAAAGTCTCAAGGGTTTACTTGAATATACTGGCAATGTGGAGGAAGACATGTCGCTCACCTTCCAGATATCACACACAGACCTTTTTGGAAACCCGGTGTTATATGACCTGAAGGAGCAGGGAGACCAGATCGCTGTTACCAAAGAGAACAGACAG GAGTTTGTGGATCTCTACACTGATTACATACTGAACGAGAGTGTGGAACGACAATTCAGAGCCTTCAAAAAAGGTTTCCAAATGGTCACAAACGAGTCCCCACTGAAATATTTGTTTAGGCCAGAGGAAGTGGAATTGCTTATCTGCGGAAGCAGG AAACTTGACTTTGAGGCACTTGAAAAGACCACAGAATACGATGGAGGTTATAGCAAAGATAGTCAAATTATAAA ATATTTCTGGGAAACGATTCACTCCTTTGCTGAAGAGCAGAAGAGGTTGTTCCTTCAGTTTACCACCGGCACAGACAGAGCACCAGTTGGCGGACTCggcaaattaaaaatgatcatcGCCAAGAACGgctcagacacagacag GTTACCAACCTCTCACACCTGCTTTAATGCACTGCTGCTCCCAGAGTACTCCTCcaaagagaaactgaaagaaagacTCCTCAAGGCCATCACTTATGCCAAAGGATTTGGGATGCTGTGA